From Pangasianodon hypophthalmus isolate fPanHyp1 chromosome 30, fPanHyp1.pri, whole genome shotgun sequence, a single genomic window includes:
- the cnr1 gene encoding cannabinoid receptor 1 — translation MKSVLDGVADTTFRTITSGLQYLGSNDASYDDPNIDADFVKGSYSFQKPPSAFRSSSFPDKVGPDEELIIKGLPFYPTNGTDLFGNQSLGEEGASVQCGENFMDMECFMILTPSQQLAVAVMSLTLGTFTVLENLVVLCVILHSRTLRCRPSYHFIGSLAVADLLGSVIFVYSFLDFHIFHRKDSPNIFLFKLGGVTASFTASVGSLFLTAIDRYISIHRPLAYRRIVTRTKAVIAFCMMWAISIIIAVLPLLGWNCRRLNSVCSDIFPLIDENYLMFWIGVTSILLIFIIYAYMYILWKAHHHAVRMLSRTSQKSLVVYSTDGTKVQTTRPEQARMDIRLAKTLVLILVVLVICWGPLLAIMVYDLFWKMNDDIKTVFAFCSMLCLLNSTVNPIIYALRSKDLRRAFLATCQGCRSSSITQQLDNSLESDCQNRNLQIHAHRAAESCVKTTVKIAKVTMSVSTDTSAEAV, via the coding sequence ATGAAGTCTGTTCTGGATGGCGTGGCAGACACCACCTTCAGGACCATCACCTCCGGGCTTCAGTACCTTGGGTCCAATGACGCCAGCTACGATGACCCCAATATCGATGCTGATTTTGTCAAAGGCAGCTACTCCTTTCAGAAGCCACCATCTGCATTCCGCAGCAGCTCCTTCCCGGATAAAGTCGGGCCGGACGAGGAACTCATCATTAAAGGGCTTCCCTTTTATCCCACCAATGGCACAGATCTTTTTGGGAACCAGAGCCTGGGGGAGGAAGGGGCCAGTGTGCAGTGTGGGGAGAACTTCATGGACATGGAGTGCTTCATGATCCTGACTCCAAGCCAGCAGTTGGCCGTGGCGGTCATGTCTCTGACTCTGGGtaccttcacagttctggagaACctagtggttttgtgtgtgatCTTGCATTCACGCACACTGCGCTGCAGACCTTCTTATCACTTCATTGGTAGCCTGGCTGTGGCAGATTTGTTGGGCAGTGTCATTTTTGTCTACAGTTTCTTGGACTTCCACATTTTTCACCGCAAAGATAGTCCCAACATATTTCTGTTTAAGCTTGGAGGTGTCACAGCGTCCTTTACTGCCTCTGTTGGGAGTCTCTTTCTCACAGCCATCGATCGATATATCTCAATCCATCGTCCGCTGGCCTACCGACGCATTGTGACGCGAACCAAGGCAGTGATCGCTTTCTGCATGATGTGGGCCATTTCCATCATCATTGCGGTGCTTCCACTTCTCGGGTGGAACTGCAGACGCTTGAACTCTGTGTGTTCGGACATTTTCCCACTCATTGATGAAAATTACCTGATGTTCTGGATTGGCGTGACCAGCATCCTTTTGATTTTCATCATCTACGCGTACATGTACATCCTGTGGAAGGCCCACCACCATGCCGTACGAATGCTTAGCCGGACCTCGCAGAAAAGTCTGGTGGTTTACTCCACGGATGGCACCAAGGTTCAGACCACCCGACCTGAGCAAGCCCGGATGGACATTCGCCTTGCCAAGACGCTCGTTCTCATTCTGGTGGTCCTGGTGATCTGCTGGGGTCCCTTGCTGGCCATCATGGTGTACGACCTTTTCTGGAAGATGAATGATGACATCAAGACAGTGTTTGCTTTCTGCAGCATGCTCTGCTTGCTTAACTCCACCGTGAACCCCATCATTTATGCACTGAGGAGTAAGGACCTGCGCCGGGCCTTTCTGGCCACCTGCCAAGgctgcaggagcagcagcatcaCGCAGCAGTTGGACAACAGCTTGGAGTCGGACTGCCAGAACCGCAACCTGCAGATCCATGCCCACCGAGCGGCTGAGAGCTGTGTCAAGACCACTGTGAAAATAGCCAAAGTGACCATGTCCGTCTCTACCGACACCTCGGCTGAAGCCGTCTAA